One Nocardioides oleivorans DNA segment encodes these proteins:
- a CDS encoding methyltransferase family protein: MSGDVVRFRLWLPVAIGTPLLAGLLATARWGDPFALGGWRVTLGWALLAFFAVWNGWSLWLFARHDTGLLPGGATLSLIEEGPYRLSRNPLYVGLLALHLSLALLAGSTWAVLLLPVSWLLVRWGSVRPEERFLHARFGEQYAAYTRRVRRWL, encoded by the coding sequence CTGAGCGGCGACGTCGTCCGCTTCCGGCTCTGGCTGCCGGTCGCGATCGGGACGCCCCTCCTGGCCGGGCTGCTGGCCACTGCCCGCTGGGGTGACCCGTTCGCGCTCGGAGGGTGGCGGGTCACCCTCGGCTGGGCGCTGCTGGCCTTCTTCGCGGTGTGGAACGGATGGTCGCTCTGGCTCTTCGCCCGCCACGACACCGGCCTGCTGCCGGGCGGCGCGACGCTGTCGCTGATCGAGGAGGGTCCCTACCGGCTCTCCCGCAACCCGCTGTACGTCGGTCTCCTCGCGCTTCACCTGTCCCTCGCGCTGCTGGCGGGCAGCACCTGGGCCGTCCTCCTGCTCCCGGTCTCCTGGCTGCTCGTCCGGTGGGGCTCCGTCCGCCCCGAGGAGCGCTTCCTCCACGCCCGCTTCGGGGAGCAGTACGCCGCCTACACCCGCCGCGTGCGCCGCTGGCTCTGA
- a CDS encoding DUF5709 domain-containing protein, translating to MTEDRETYLDMSVDDEDQLQPEDTLDDGDLTDVLDRGYSPPDRAPKGYDDYPTEAERLQGESLDEKLAEEEPDIDPYAEDDEDVDREDENALDEQLGLDEVDERTGRLVAPDEGLGEDLDKQEVAYDVGIDGAGASAEEAAMHVTREPEPPETDEI from the coding sequence ATGACTGAGGACCGCGAGACCTACCTGGACATGTCCGTCGACGACGAGGACCAGCTCCAGCCCGAGGACACCCTCGACGACGGTGACCTCACCGACGTGCTGGACCGCGGGTACTCCCCGCCGGACCGCGCGCCCAAGGGCTACGACGACTACCCGACGGAGGCCGAGCGCCTGCAGGGCGAGTCCCTCGACGAGAAGCTCGCCGAGGAGGAGCCCGACATCGACCCCTACGCCGAGGACGACGAGGACGTCGACCGCGAGGACGAGAACGCCCTCGACGAGCAGCTCGGCCTCGACGAGGTCGACGAGCGGACCGGTCGGCTCGTGGCGCCCGACGAAGGGCTCGGCGAGGACCTCGACAAGCAGGAGGTGGCCTACGACGTGGGCATCGACGGCGCCGGCGCATCCGCCGAGGAGGCCGCGATGCACGTCACCCGCGAGCCGGAGCCGCCGGAGACCGACGAGATCTGA
- a CDS encoding DEAD/DEAH box helicase: protein MAQRQRSRGNRRTPAHARHKDNEGIVPVLARAVRELESAVQRGPLAPGQRVRFQVVALLAREHRQDVKASVELTDAQKADELKRLDGIGTILAKTATRDPSLFGLLSEESMITDSARDLRLEMLRKAGVEAVPEEPKPADESGPGVGERRVIPQSVAQHQLANPFLVPDFGIGRERRSTHGRLTTWELLGPLFRSFELGGSSSCMALPEPTTLDAPGKLELMPHQAALIASAAEGHRTFLLADEPGLGKTAQALLAAQAANAFPLLVVCPNVVKTNWARETERWTPRRRATVIHGDGDQVDAFADVIIVNYEILDRHAGWLGEFGFRGMVVDEAHFIKNKTSQRSRHVLELSERLRARTARPLLMALTGTPLINDIEDFRAIWQFLGWIDDHKPMARLMEALEETDLTPADPPFYPAARKAVIDMGIVRRRKVDVAEDIPARRIADIPVELDDEDTRSIRAAEEDLARRLVQRYRAALETRRTGSVVDGIDHELVRRVATWEREEMDQGTGGENVFSMFRRIGRAKAGLSADYAAQLARNVGKVVFFARHVDVMDIAEDTFTRRGLKHTSIRGDQTPKAREKAIEAFVNDPDVAVIVCSLAAAGVGVNLQVASNVVLSELSWTDAEQTQAIDRVHRIGQSDPVTAWRIIAAQTIDTRIAELIDSKAGLAARALDGSDEEVGSSANIQTEALVALLTDALERELG from the coding sequence TTGGCCCAGCGCCAGCGTTCACGCGGCAACCGTCGCACCCCTGCCCACGCCCGCCACAAGGACAACGAGGGCATCGTCCCCGTCCTGGCGCGCGCGGTGCGCGAGCTCGAGTCCGCCGTGCAGCGTGGACCGCTCGCCCCCGGCCAGCGGGTGCGCTTCCAGGTCGTCGCGCTGCTGGCGCGCGAGCACCGCCAGGACGTGAAGGCGTCCGTCGAGCTGACCGACGCGCAGAAGGCCGACGAGCTCAAGCGCCTCGACGGCATCGGCACGATCCTCGCCAAGACCGCGACCCGCGACCCCTCCCTCTTCGGCCTGCTGTCCGAGGAGTCGATGATCACCGACAGTGCCCGCGACCTCCGCCTGGAGATGCTCCGCAAGGCCGGCGTCGAGGCCGTCCCCGAGGAGCCCAAGCCGGCCGACGAGTCCGGCCCCGGCGTCGGCGAGCGTCGGGTGATCCCGCAGTCCGTGGCCCAGCACCAGCTGGCGAACCCGTTCCTCGTGCCCGACTTCGGGATCGGTCGCGAGCGCCGCAGCACCCACGGCCGGCTCACCACCTGGGAGCTCCTCGGCCCGCTCTTCCGCTCCTTCGAGCTCGGCGGCTCGTCGTCGTGCATGGCGCTGCCCGAGCCCACCACCCTCGACGCGCCCGGCAAGCTCGAGCTGATGCCGCACCAGGCCGCGTTGATCGCCTCGGCCGCGGAGGGGCACCGCACCTTCCTGCTCGCCGACGAGCCGGGCCTCGGCAAGACCGCGCAGGCGCTGCTCGCCGCGCAGGCCGCCAACGCCTTCCCGCTCCTGGTCGTGTGCCCCAACGTCGTCAAGACCAACTGGGCCCGCGAGACCGAGCGCTGGACCCCGCGCCGCCGCGCCACCGTCATCCACGGTGACGGCGACCAGGTCGACGCGTTCGCCGACGTCATCATCGTCAACTACGAGATCCTCGACCGCCACGCCGGCTGGCTCGGCGAGTTCGGCTTCCGCGGGATGGTCGTCGACGAGGCGCACTTCATCAAGAACAAGACCTCGCAGCGCTCGCGCCACGTGCTCGAGCTCTCGGAGCGGCTGCGCGCGCGCACCGCCCGGCCGCTGCTGATGGCGCTGACCGGCACCCCGCTGATCAACGACATCGAGGACTTCCGCGCGATCTGGCAGTTCCTCGGCTGGATCGACGACCACAAGCCGATGGCCCGGCTGATGGAGGCCCTCGAGGAGACCGACCTGACCCCGGCCGACCCGCCGTTCTACCCGGCCGCACGCAAGGCCGTGATCGACATGGGCATCGTGCGTCGCCGCAAGGTCGACGTCGCCGAGGACATCCCCGCCCGCCGCATCGCCGACATCCCCGTCGAGCTCGACGACGAGGACACCCGCTCGATCCGCGCGGCGGAGGAGGACCTCGCCCGGCGGCTCGTCCAGCGCTACCGCGCCGCCCTCGAGACCCGTCGTACCGGCTCCGTCGTCGACGGCATCGACCACGAGCTCGTACGCCGCGTCGCGACGTGGGAGCGCGAGGAGATGGACCAGGGCACCGGCGGGGAGAACGTCTTCTCGATGTTCCGCCGCATCGGCCGCGCCAAGGCCGGCCTGTCTGCCGACTACGCCGCGCAGCTCGCCCGCAACGTCGGCAAGGTCGTCTTCTTCGCCCGCCACGTCGACGTCATGGACATCGCCGAGGACACCTTCACCCGCCGCGGCCTGAAGCACACCTCGATCCGCGGCGACCAGACGCCGAAGGCGCGCGAGAAGGCCATCGAGGCGTTCGTCAACGACCCCGACGTCGCGGTCATCGTGTGCTCGCTGGCCGCCGCCGGCGTCGGCGTGAACCTCCAGGTCGCCTCCAACGTGGTCCTCTCCGAGCTCTCGTGGACCGACGCCGAGCAGACCCAGGCGATCGACCGGGTGCACCGCATCGGCCAGAGCGACCCGGTCACCGCGTGGCGGATCATCGCCGCGCAGACGATCGACACCCGGATCGCGGAGCTCATCGACTCCAAGGCCGGTCTTGCCGCCCGCGCGCTCGACGGCTCCGACGAGGAGGTCGGCTCCTCGGCCAACATCCAGACCGAGGCCCTGGTCGCGCTCCTCACCGACGCCCTGGAGCGCGAGCTCGGCTGA
- the paaK gene encoding phenylacetate--CoA ligase PaaK yields the protein MHDLTPRPGDLDPIETAPVEELRALQLERLRWSVRHAHEHVAHYRQAFDAAGVVPDDIETLADLARLPFTTKATLRDNYPFGMFAVPREDVVRLHASSGTTGKPTVVGYTRDDLDMWADVVARSIRAAGGRKGMVLHNAYGYGLFTGGLGAHAGAERLGCTVVPVSGGMTQRQVQLILDFEPDVIMVTPSYMLSIIDELEAQGVDPRSTSLKVGIFGAEPWTNDMRREMEERTDMHAVDIYGLSEVIGPGVASECVETKDGLHVWEDHFYPEVIDPVTGEVLPDGEEGELVLTTLTKQAMPVIRYRTRDLTRLLPGTARTMRRMEKITGRTDDMIILRGVNLFPTQIEELVLAIPALSPHFQCHLDRSGNLDSLTVRVERREHASDEEAYAAQADLAARIKASIGVSVAVEVVDVASIERSVGKMRRIVDHRPAR from the coding sequence ATGCACGACCTCACGCCGCGACCCGGTGACCTCGACCCGATCGAGACCGCGCCCGTCGAGGAGCTGCGGGCCCTGCAGCTCGAGCGCCTGCGGTGGTCGGTGCGCCACGCCCACGAGCACGTCGCGCACTACCGGCAGGCCTTCGACGCCGCCGGGGTCGTGCCGGACGACATCGAGACGCTGGCCGACCTCGCCCGCCTCCCGTTCACGACGAAGGCGACGCTGCGGGACAACTACCCGTTCGGCATGTTCGCCGTCCCCCGCGAGGACGTCGTACGCCTGCACGCGTCGAGCGGAACCACCGGCAAGCCGACCGTCGTGGGCTACACCCGCGACGACCTCGACATGTGGGCCGACGTGGTCGCGCGCTCGATCCGCGCCGCGGGCGGCCGCAAGGGGATGGTCCTGCACAACGCCTACGGCTACGGCCTCTTCACCGGCGGCCTCGGTGCCCATGCCGGTGCCGAGCGCCTCGGCTGCACCGTCGTACCCGTCTCCGGTGGCATGACGCAGCGCCAGGTGCAGCTGATCCTCGACTTCGAGCCCGACGTGATCATGGTGACGCCGTCCTACATGCTCTCGATCATCGACGAGCTCGAGGCGCAGGGCGTCGACCCGCGCTCCACCTCGCTCAAGGTCGGCATCTTCGGCGCCGAGCCGTGGACCAACGACATGCGCCGCGAGATGGAGGAGCGGACGGACATGCACGCGGTCGACATCTACGGCCTCTCCGAGGTGATCGGCCCCGGCGTGGCGAGCGAGTGCGTCGAGACCAAGGACGGGCTGCACGTCTGGGAGGACCACTTCTACCCGGAGGTCATCGACCCGGTGACGGGGGAGGTGCTGCCCGACGGCGAGGAGGGCGAGCTGGTCCTCACCACGCTCACCAAGCAGGCGATGCCCGTGATCCGCTACCGCACCCGCGACCTCACCCGGCTGCTGCCGGGCACCGCCCGCACCATGCGGCGGATGGAGAAGATCACCGGCCGCACCGACGACATGATCATCCTGCGCGGGGTGAACCTCTTCCCGACGCAGATCGAGGAGCTCGTGCTCGCCATCCCGGCGCTCTCGCCGCACTTCCAGTGCCACCTCGACCGCAGCGGCAACCTCGACAGCCTGACCGTCAGGGTCGAGCGCCGCGAGCACGCGAGCGACGAGGAGGCGTACGCCGCGCAGGCCGACCTCGCCGCGCGGATCAAGGCCTCGATCGGGGTGAGCGTGGCCGTGGAGGTCGTCGACGTGGCATCCATCGAGCGGTCGGTCGGCAAGATGCGCCGCATCGTCGACCACCGCCCGGCGCGCTGA
- a CDS encoding TetR family transcriptional regulator, which yields MSEGVSDETGARPGSAPRRGRPGHDQASVLRVAIGLFNKQGYDATSVGDLARELGLTKSAIYHHVPSKEHLLERALDEALGELSSALDAVRADASYGPEERLRAAVHASVVVLAGHLPAVTLLLRVRGNTPAEQAALARRRDIDQRLAEMVREAADAGAIRDDIDPLVISRLIFGMVNSLTEWLRPDGETAGLADAVTTLAFDGLTRHD from the coding sequence ATGTCGGAAGGCGTGTCGGACGAGACGGGGGCGCGCCCCGGGAGTGCACCCCGGCGTGGCCGTCCCGGCCACGACCAGGCGTCGGTGCTCCGGGTCGCGATCGGGCTGTTCAACAAGCAGGGCTACGACGCCACCAGCGTCGGCGACCTGGCTCGCGAGCTGGGCCTGACCAAGTCCGCGATCTACCACCACGTCCCCAGCAAGGAGCACCTGCTCGAGCGGGCGCTCGACGAGGCGCTCGGTGAGCTCAGCTCGGCGCTCGACGCGGTCCGCGCCGATGCGTCGTACGGCCCCGAGGAGCGGCTGCGCGCCGCGGTGCACGCCAGCGTCGTGGTCCTCGCCGGGCACCTGCCGGCCGTCACCCTGCTGCTGCGGGTGCGCGGCAACACCCCCGCCGAGCAGGCCGCGCTCGCCCGGCGCCGCGACATCGACCAGCGTCTCGCGGAGATGGTGCGCGAGGCCGCGGACGCCGGCGCGATCCGCGACGACATCGACCCGCTCGTGATCAGCCGGCTGATCTTCGGCATGGTCAACTCGCTCACCGAGTGGCTGCGCCCTGACGGCGAGACCGCAGGGCTCGCCGACGCGGTCACCACGCTCGCCTTCGACGGCCTGACCAGGCACGACTAG
- the paaI gene encoding hydroxyphenylacetyl-CoA thioesterase PaaI: protein MPDAVPDLPDALADLAGPADFPEARAMWAADAASAALGMHVDHLGAGTARVSMLVRPDMVNGHELCHGGLIASLADSAFALACNSHGPVTVAAGFTVDFLRPGRLGQRLHADAREVSSRGRSGVYDVTVRADHPVDGEVVAEFRGRSRTLADRRA from the coding sequence ATGCCTGACGCCGTCCCCGACCTGCCTGACGCCCTCGCCGACCTCGCGGGCCCCGCCGACTTCCCTGAGGCCCGCGCGATGTGGGCCGCCGACGCCGCCAGTGCGGCGCTCGGGATGCACGTCGACCACCTCGGCGCCGGCACCGCGCGGGTCTCGATGCTCGTCCGCCCCGACATGGTCAACGGCCACGAGCTCTGCCACGGCGGCCTGATCGCCAGCCTCGCCGACTCGGCGTTCGCCCTCGCATGCAACTCCCACGGACCGGTCACCGTCGCCGCCGGCTTCACCGTCGACTTCCTGCGCCCGGGCCGGCTGGGCCAGCGGCTCCACGCCGACGCGCGCGAGGTGTCGTCGCGGGGCCGGTCGGGGGTCTACGACGTCACCGTCCGCGCCGACCACCCGGTCGACGGGGAGGTCGTGGCCGAGTTCCGCGGCCGGAGCCGGACGCTCGCGGACCGCCGGGCCTAG
- the paaE gene encoding 1,2-phenylacetyl-CoA epoxidase subunit PaaE, translating into MATTFHPLKVRGVEVLTDDSAAVTFDVPDDLREVFDFEPGESLTLRRVVDGVEHRRTYSICAPAGAAPRIGVREIPGGLFSSWLIRDVAPGETVEVAEPSGSFRADPAMAGRHLCIAAGSGITPMLSIAASVLANPHSTVTLLYGNRETTSVMFAEELGDLKNLHGPRFDLVHVLSREPREVELFSGRLDADRLRRLLPIKVPLAALDHVWLCGPLGLIEDSRAVLEELGVAPEKIHFELFFVDEPPPALRHADRVVEGVTSDVTVVLDGRTTTTPVPRDTTLLDSAQAVRSDLPFACKGGVCGTCRAKVTDGEVEMVRNYALEPAEVEQQFVLTCQTFPVSDAVTVDFDA; encoded by the coding sequence GTGGCCACGACCTTCCACCCCCTGAAGGTCCGCGGCGTCGAGGTGCTCACCGACGACTCGGCCGCCGTGACCTTCGACGTCCCCGACGACCTGCGCGAGGTCTTCGACTTCGAGCCGGGGGAGTCGCTCACCCTGCGCCGCGTCGTCGACGGCGTCGAGCACCGCCGGACGTACTCCATCTGCGCACCTGCCGGCGCCGCCCCGCGCATCGGGGTCCGCGAGATCCCGGGCGGCCTGTTCTCCTCGTGGCTGATCCGCGACGTCGCGCCGGGGGAGACCGTCGAGGTCGCCGAGCCCTCGGGCAGCTTCCGCGCCGACCCCGCGATGGCCGGACGCCACCTGTGCATCGCGGCCGGCTCGGGGATCACGCCGATGCTCTCGATCGCCGCGTCCGTGCTGGCCAACCCCCACAGCACCGTCACCCTGCTCTACGGCAACCGCGAGACGACGTCGGTGATGTTCGCCGAGGAGCTCGGCGACCTCAAGAACCTCCACGGCCCGCGCTTCGACCTCGTCCACGTGCTCTCCCGCGAGCCGCGCGAGGTCGAGCTGTTCTCCGGCCGCCTCGACGCCGACCGGCTCCGCCGGCTGCTGCCGATCAAGGTGCCGCTCGCGGCGCTCGACCACGTCTGGCTGTGCGGCCCGCTCGGCCTGATCGAGGACTCCCGCGCCGTGCTCGAGGAGCTCGGGGTGGCGCCGGAGAAGATCCACTTCGAGCTGTTCTTCGTCGACGAGCCGCCGCCCGCCCTGCGCCACGCCGACCGGGTCGTCGAGGGCGTCACCAGCGACGTCACGGTCGTCCTCGACGGGCGCACGACGACCACGCCGGTGCCGCGCGACACGACGCTGCTCGACTCCGCCCAGGCCGTGCGCTCCGACCTCCCGTTCGCCTGCAAGGGCGGGGTCTGCGGCACCTGCCGGGCGAAGGTCACCGACGGCGAGGTGGAGATGGTGCGCAACTACGCCCTCGAGCCCGCCGAGGTCGAGCAGCAGTTCGTGCTGACCTGCCAGACGTTCCCCGTCAGCGACGCGGTCACGGTCGACTTCGATGCCTGA